In Chryseobacterium turcicum, a single window of DNA contains:
- a CDS encoding methylmalonyl-CoA mutase family protein: MSNTETFSNWENLVKKQLKTEDIYTILKKENLEGIDIKPFYNSIEKPMVSLPKIEESTHLVASYHESLEDDVFAFLLNENVENLVGKTVFINNKELAEHISPQDEDQYFSLIDVFDEKNAEINDQLVKELLAKDFKRNICVDISLHQNAGAAIYQQLGIALAKTKELVEVYGAEIINKLIFRIAIGGNYFFEMAKVRALKLVFNQLTKEYGLDEIPYIFAETSLRNKAISDSENNLIRSTLELASAMIGGADAVYSTNYLVEKSTDNSEEISFKQQIVLAYESIINVFEDASNGSYYLENITNQIADKSWTYFVEIEEKGGYLELLKQGFIQKNIYDHAVEEQKWVEEGKIKLIGVNLYPKLDQKKSIEELYNQNEIKAVRWAEMFE; this comes from the coding sequence ATGTCAAATACCGAAACCTTCTCAAACTGGGAAAATCTTGTTAAAAAACAACTTAAAACGGAAGATATCTACACCATTCTGAAAAAAGAAAATTTAGAGGGAATTGATATAAAACCTTTTTATAATTCTATAGAAAAACCAATGGTAAGCCTTCCGAAAATAGAAGAAAGCACCCACTTGGTAGCCAGTTACCACGAAAGTTTAGAAGATGATGTTTTCGCATTTCTATTAAATGAAAATGTAGAAAACCTGGTAGGAAAAACTGTTTTTATCAACAATAAAGAGTTAGCAGAACATATCAGTCCGCAAGATGAAGATCAATATTTTTCGCTAATCGATGTTTTTGATGAGAAAAATGCTGAAATTAATGATCAGTTGGTGAAAGAACTTTTAGCAAAAGATTTTAAAAGAAACATTTGTGTAGATATTTCACTTCATCAAAATGCAGGAGCAGCAATTTACCAGCAATTGGGAATCGCTTTGGCAAAAACAAAAGAACTCGTTGAAGTTTACGGAGCGGAAATTATCAATAAATTGATTTTTAGAATTGCCATAGGAGGAAATTATTTCTTTGAAATGGCCAAAGTTCGTGCTTTAAAATTGGTATTTAATCAATTGACGAAAGAATATGGTTTAGATGAGATTCCGTATATTTTTGCTGAAACGTCATTGAGAAATAAAGCCATTTCAGACAGTGAAAATAATCTTATTCGTTCTACCTTAGAATTGGCTTCAGCCATGATTGGTGGAGCAGATGCGGTATACAGTACCAATTATTTGGTTGAAAAAAGTACAGATAATTCTGAAGAAATTTCTTTCAAACAGCAAATTGTTCTGGCTTATGAAAGTATTATTAATGTTTTTGAAGATGCCTCAAACGGAAGTTATTATTTAGAAAATATCACCAATCAGATTGCTGATAAATCTTGGACTTACTTTGTTGAAATTGAAGAAAAGGGAGGTTATCTTGAGCTTTTAAAGCAAGGATTCATCCAAAAAAATATCTACGACCATGCCGTTGAAGAACAAAAATGGGTGGAAGAAGGTAAAATAAAACTGATTGGCGTTAATTTATACCCCAAATTAGATCAGAAAAAATCTATTGAGGAATTGTATAATCAAAATGAAATAAAAGCTGTTCGTTGGGCTGAAATGTTTGAATAA
- a CDS encoding DinB family protein translates to MKENMIDLFEYTFHFNNEMIKVISENFSKVDEKTINLINHTLNAQQIWNSRILNEKNFEVWQINSFEDLNEINELNFQKSLKIVNEFDLNQVIAYKNSREEKFENTVFEMLFQAINHSTYHRGQINSQLKQNGINPLLTDYIFYKR, encoded by the coding sequence ATGAAAGAAAATATGATTGACTTGTTTGAGTATACTTTTCATTTTAATAATGAAATGATTAAAGTAATTTCTGAAAATTTCTCGAAAGTAGACGAAAAGACAATTAATTTAATTAATCATACTTTAAATGCTCAACAAATTTGGAATTCAAGAATTTTAAATGAGAAAAATTTCGAAGTTTGGCAGATAAATTCTTTTGAAGATTTGAATGAAATTAATGAGCTTAATTTCCAGAAAAGTTTAAAAATTGTTAATGAATTTGATTTAAATCAAGTGATTGCGTATAAAAATTCACGAGAAGAAAAATTTGAAAATACAGTTTTTGAAATGCTTTTTCAAGCAATTAATCATTCAACTTATCATCGAGGACAGATTAATTCCCAATTAAAACAAAATGGAATAAATCCTTTACTCACAGATTATATTTTTTATAAAAGATAA
- a CDS encoding class I SAM-dependent methyltransferase — MEKIFVHSWHSNKEIQDYINKNLNSDLHSLLLKKSPFPEVSMQEIVQQIKGKQVAQKKFPFLLKEGIVFPPQLNLEQSSSEKTALYKSEILKGEKFIDLTSGFGIDAYYLSKNFNEITLVEQNTELLEIVQHNWSVLGKKAKFINQKLEDFLSQNKENFDVIYLDPARRDQNKNKVFLLEDLSPNILEIQDQLLSISEEVIIKLSPLIDLKYLISVLKNISKIEIIAVRNDVKEIVVFLSKNYSGEIICNCVNLESEEKSFSFTINSEKNASAEYSEPHRFIYIPNNTILKAGIFNLISSQFKLKKLHPNTHLYTSEVKIEDFPGRVLEMEVVDSKEIKKKEQFNLISKNYPLKPEEIKKKYQLKDGGNRYLIFTQSKKGKIILKSV; from the coding sequence TTGGAGAAAATATTCGTGCATTCGTGGCATTCAAACAAAGAAATTCAAGACTATATTAATAAGAATCTAAATTCAGATTTGCATTCTTTGTTATTGAAAAAATCCCCGTTTCCTGAGGTTTCGATGCAGGAAATCGTTCAGCAGATTAAAGGGAAACAGGTCGCTCAGAAAAAGTTTCCTTTTCTTTTGAAGGAAGGTATTGTTTTTCCGCCACAACTTAATCTCGAGCAATCTTCTTCAGAAAAAACGGCGCTTTATAAATCTGAAATTTTAAAAGGCGAGAAATTCATCGATTTAACAAGCGGTTTTGGTATCGATGCGTATTATTTGTCTAAAAATTTCAACGAAATAACTTTAGTTGAACAAAATACTGAGCTTTTAGAAATTGTACAGCATAATTGGAGTGTTTTAGGGAAAAAAGCAAAATTTATTAACCAAAAATTGGAAGATTTTCTTAGCCAAAACAAAGAAAATTTTGATGTCATTTATCTTGATCCGGCACGACGAGATCAGAATAAAAATAAAGTTTTTTTACTTGAAGATCTTTCCCCGAATATTCTGGAAATTCAGGATCAGTTGCTGTCTATTTCAGAAGAAGTTATTATAAAGCTATCTCCTTTAATTGACTTAAAATATCTGATTTCCGTTTTAAAAAATATCTCTAAAATAGAAATTATTGCCGTTCGTAATGATGTAAAAGAGATTGTAGTTTTTCTTTCTAAAAATTATTCCGGAGAAATTATTTGTAATTGTGTGAATCTTGAAAGCGAGGAGAAAAGTTTTAGTTTTACTATTAATTCTGAAAAGAATGCTTCTGCTGAATATTCTGAGCCCCATAGATTTATTTATATTCCAAATAATACGATTCTGAAAGCTGGAATTTTTAATTTGATTTCAAGTCAGTTTAAACTTAAAAAATTGCATCCAAATACTCATTTATATACTTCTGAGGTTAAAATTGAAGACTTTCCGGGAAGAGTTTTAGAGATGGAAGTGGTTGACTCAAAAGAAATTAAAAAGAAAGAACAATTTAATCTTATTTCAAAAAACTATCCTTTAAAACCTGAGGAAATCAAGAAGAAATACCAGTTAAAAGATGGCGGAAACCGGTATCTTATTTTTACACAATCCAAAAAAGGTAAAATAATATTAAAATCAGTCTAA
- a CDS encoding dipeptidase, producing the protein MQETLNYINENKQRFVDELFDLLRIPSISADPAYSKDVLQCAEVCAEYLKNAGADNVEVCTTKGYPIVFGEKLIDANLPTVLVYGHYDVQPADPLELWKKPPFEPYIEKTELHPEGAIFARGSADDKGQFFMQVKAFEAMMNTNSLPCNVKFILEGEEEVGSVSLGDWVNENKEKLSCDCILISDTHIYSNEQPTVTTGLRGLSYVEVEVEGPNRDLHSGLYGGAVPNPIHVLSRMIAKLIDDEGQITIDGFYDNVETVSDEERAEMNKLKDNPAEFKKSIGLNDVEGEKGYTTLERTSIRPTLDCNGIWGGYTGEGAKTVIPSKASAKISMRLVPYQTPEEITEKFTKYFEKIAPANVRVKVTPHHGGMPYVLPTDTKEYLAAKNAMQTAFGKEVLPYRGGGSIPITSMFEQVLGAKSVLMGFGLDSDAIHSPNEHYGLFNFYKGIESIPMFFENYSKS; encoded by the coding sequence ATGCAAGAAACATTAAATTATATCAACGAAAACAAACAGCGTTTCGTAGATGAATTGTTTGACTTACTTAGAATTCCTTCTATTTCTGCCGATCCGGCTTACAGCAAAGACGTTTTACAATGTGCGGAAGTTTGTGCAGAATACCTTAAAAATGCAGGAGCTGACAATGTTGAAGTTTGTACAACAAAAGGGTATCCTATTGTTTTCGGTGAAAAGCTGATTGACGCAAATCTTCCAACGGTTTTGGTTTACGGTCATTATGATGTACAACCTGCTGATCCTTTAGAACTGTGGAAAAAGCCACCTTTTGAGCCTTATATCGAGAAAACAGAGCTTCATCCTGAAGGAGCGATCTTTGCAAGAGGTTCAGCAGACGATAAAGGGCAGTTTTTTATGCAGGTAAAAGCATTTGAAGCGATGATGAATACCAATTCTCTACCTTGTAATGTGAAATTTATCTTGGAAGGTGAGGAAGAAGTAGGTTCTGTAAGCTTAGGAGATTGGGTAAATGAAAACAAAGAAAAGCTTTCTTGTGACTGTATTTTGATTTCAGATACTCATATTTACAGCAATGAGCAGCCAACCGTTACAACCGGTTTAAGAGGTCTTAGCTATGTGGAAGTAGAAGTGGAAGGGCCAAACAGAGATCTGCATTCAGGTCTTTACGGAGGTGCGGTTCCTAACCCTATTCATGTGCTTTCAAGGATGATTGCTAAGTTAATTGATGACGAGGGGCAAATCACAATTGATGGTTTTTATGACAATGTAGAAACTGTTTCTGATGAGGAAAGAGCTGAAATGAATAAACTGAAAGATAATCCTGCAGAATTTAAAAAATCTATCGGTTTGAATGATGTAGAAGGTGAGAAAGGATATACTACTTTAGAAAGAACTTCAATTCGTCCAACATTAGACTGCAACGGAATTTGGGGCGGTTATACAGGTGAAGGCGCAAAAACAGTGATTCCATCTAAAGCTTCGGCTAAAATTTCAATGCGTTTGGTTCCGTATCAAACTCCTGAAGAGATTACAGAGAAGTTTACAAAATATTTTGAGAAGATTGCTCCTGCAAATGTAAGAGTAAAAGTTACGCCACATCACGGTGGGATGCCTTATGTTTTACCAACCGATACCAAAGAATATTTGGCGGCTAAAAATGCAATGCAGACCGCTTTCGGGAAAGAGGTTTTACCATATAGAGGAGGAGGAAGTATCCCAATTACCTCAATGTTTGAGCAGGTTTTAGGAGCTAAATCGGTATTGATGGGCTTCGGTTTAGATTCTGATGCAATTCATTCACCAAACGAACATTACGGCTTGTTTAATTTCTATAAAGGAATTGAAAGTATCCCGATGTTTTTTGAGAATTATTCAAAGTCTTAA
- a CDS encoding T9SS type A sorting domain-containing protein yields the protein MKKILFSMLVGVSQLAFSQQLISFEASEGYTAANIDTQQGWATSANGVGLPNISGQKVSAEQFADGARSLKITKEAALIAQTSPVVGAFKPIGSFLEYNNFTISFDIRFTEKGSTASQYEFQTLGNGPLGRIYVIRLRFNKTGEIVVAQTTGTSSTLATTTGTWNANTWYRVKIVGTATGLTYYLNDTQIYTGNFFNNYNFDEMTFVHDNYSGSAYVDKIAINNEGGVLSTKDDVKMIKNRLSIYPNPTSDVLNIKTDSKINSVSVVDITGKKVNVKLENDKIDVRNLPAGIYLVNIETKDGISTEKFIKK from the coding sequence ATGAAGAAAATTTTATTTTCTATGTTGGTAGGAGTTTCTCAATTGGCATTTTCTCAACAGTTAATTTCTTTTGAAGCGAGTGAAGGATACACAGCTGCAAACATTGATACACAGCAGGGATGGGCAACTTCTGCTAATGGAGTGGGTTTACCTAATATATCTGGTCAAAAAGTTTCTGCAGAACAATTCGCGGATGGAGCAAGATCATTAAAAATCACAAAAGAGGCAGCTTTAATAGCACAAACTAGCCCTGTTGTAGGAGCTTTCAAACCGATTGGTTCATTCCTAGAATATAATAATTTTACTATTTCATTTGATATTCGATTTACTGAGAAAGGGTCTACTGCATCACAGTATGAATTTCAGACATTAGGGAATGGTCCTCTAGGGAGAATTTATGTAATACGATTGAGATTTAATAAAACAGGAGAGATTGTTGTTGCACAAACTACTGGTACATCATCTACATTAGCGACTACCACTGGAACATGGAATGCTAATACTTGGTATCGTGTGAAAATTGTTGGTACCGCTACAGGGCTTACATATTATTTAAATGATACTCAAATTTATACTGGTAATTTCTTCAATAATTATAATTTTGATGAGATGACTTTTGTACATGATAACTATTCTGGAAGCGCTTATGTTGATAAGATTGCAATTAATAACGAAGGGGGAGTGTTATCTACAAAAGATGATGTGAAGATGATAAAAAATAGGTTATCAATCTATCCAAATCCTACTTCCGACGTTTTAAACATCAAAACAGATTCTAAAATCAATTCAGTTTCTGTTGTAGATATTACAGGTAAAAAAGTAAATGTAAAATTAGAAAATGATAAAATCGACGTTAGAAATCTTCCCGCAGGAATTTATCTAGTCAATATTGAAACAAAAGATGGGATCTCTACAGAGAAATTCATTAAAAAATAA
- a CDS encoding T9SS type A sorting domain-containing protein has translation MKKILSSLLLVSGTILMFGQAQTLVNENFEALNLGDVTTDVTGATAGQGNMYLSGGTSANYQIATIDAANGKSLQVTTGNGAPTSTGNTNTRWVWKEITATATAANNITVTRGKIYTGAANGAGNIKLIIYGAIGTSSGTLGGIKYNYATKTIQGEAYITLNSTPQSAGVLTVTLGTQTFPANTWVDVEHRYNKTTGLHEFKYTGSIVYSYSSGQVTSGGLTYTGTTVAGLVPAESDIVNDTAAGNTVANTAGVDLWNVEFSNNVTLSVGETKEAVAGKLFISIYPNPTSDILNIKTDSKINSVSIVDITGKKVNVKLEGDKVDVRNLPAGMYLINVETKDGISTEKFIKK, from the coding sequence ATGAAAAAAATTCTATCTTCTTTACTGTTAGTTTCTGGAACTATCTTGATGTTCGGACAAGCTCAGACTCTAGTAAATGAAAATTTTGAAGCATTAAATTTAGGAGATGTAACTACTGATGTAACTGGAGCAACTGCAGGACAGGGAAATATGTATTTGTCTGGTGGTACATCTGCAAATTATCAAATAGCAACAATAGATGCGGCTAATGGTAAGTCTTTACAAGTAACAACAGGTAACGGCGCTCCTACTAGTACAGGAAATACAAATACGAGATGGGTTTGGAAAGAAATAACAGCTACTGCCACAGCTGCAAACAATATTACAGTTACAAGGGGTAAAATTTACACAGGCGCAGCAAACGGTGCAGGAAATATTAAATTAATTATTTATGGCGCGATTGGTACTTCATCGGGAACTTTAGGAGGAATTAAATACAACTATGCTACGAAAACTATTCAAGGCGAGGCATATATTACTTTAAATTCAACCCCTCAATCAGCTGGAGTTTTAACTGTGACTTTAGGAACACAAACTTTTCCTGCAAATACTTGGGTAGATGTGGAGCACCGTTACAATAAAACAACTGGTTTACATGAGTTTAAATATACAGGTTCAATTGTTTATTCTTATTCTTCTGGGCAAGTTACGAGTGGTGGATTAACCTACACAGGAACTACTGTAGCAGGTTTAGTTCCTGCAGAATCTGATATTGTAAATGATACTGCTGCCGGAAATACAGTTGCAAATACAGCAGGAGTAGATCTTTGGAATGTAGAGTTTTCAAATAATGTTACATTATCAGTAGGAGAGACTAAAGAGGCTGTTGCTGGAAAGCTTTTTATTTCTATTTATCCAAACCCGACTTCAGATATTTTAAATATCAAAACAGATTCTAAAATCAATTCAGTTTCTATTGTAGATATTACAGGTAAAAAAGTAAATGTAAAACTAGAAGGCGACAAAGTTGATGTAAGAAATCTACCTGCAGGAATGTATCTAATTAATGTTGAAACAAAAGACGGTATCTCTACAGAGAAATT